The Patescibacteria group bacterium genome window below encodes:
- a CDS encoding ferredoxin: protein MAKIILEREKCIGCGSCAALCPKYFEMAEDGKTKLLGSKQNPKDGNDELEIEKVECAQEAVDVCPVQIIHIVK from the coding sequence ATGGCAAAAATTATCCTTGAGCGGGAAAAATGCATTGGCTGTGGTTCTTGTGCGGCCTTGTGCCCAAAATATTTTGAAATGGCTGAGGATGGAAAAACTAAGCTTTTGGGTTCAAAGCAAAATCCAAAAGACGGAAATGATGAATTGGAAATAGAAAAAGTTGAATGCGCTCAAGAAGCAGTTGATGTCTGCCCCGTCCAAATTATCCATATCGTTAAGTAA
- a CDS encoding 50S ribosomal protein L25: MLTLSAKIRKDLGKKVKSLRKKGILPAVLYGPETKTLSLEIDLKEFEKIYKEAGESSLISLEIKGKKEKAPVLIYEVEKHPLTEKPIHVDFYQPRLKEEVEVTVPLIFEGESKAVKDLGGTLVKNISEVEVKALPQNLPKEIIVNIEKLKTFEDNIKISDLKIPEKVKILKGLEEIVALVSPPEKVEEELEKPIEEKVEEIEKVEEKAEERREGEEEKK, from the coding sequence ATGTTAACTTTATCAGCAAAAATCCGCAAGGATCTTGGCAAAAAAGTAAAAAGCCTAAGAAAAAAGGGTATTTTGCCAGCAGTCCTTTATGGGCCAGAAACAAAAACCCTATCTTTGGAAATTGACTTAAAAGAGTTTGAGAAAATCTATAAAGAGGCTGGAGAAAGTTCTCTGATCTCTCTCGAGATTAAAGGCAAAAAAGAAAAGGCCCCGGTTTTAATTTATGAGGTGGAAAAACATCCTTTAACTGAGAAACCAATCCATGTTGATTTTTATCAACCAAGACTAAAAGAAGAAGTTGAAGTCACAGTTCCCTTAATTTTTGAAGGAGAGTCAAAAGCTGTAAAAGATTTAGGAGGAACTTTAGTAAAAAATATTTCAGAAGTAGAAGTTAAGGCCTTACCCCAAAATCTTCCCAAAGAAATTATAGTTAATATTGAGAAATTAAAAACCTTTGAAGACAACATTAAGATATCAGATTTGAAAATACCAGAGAAAGTTAAGATTTTAAAGGGTCTAGAAGAAATTGTAGCCTTAGTTTCTCCTCCAGAAAAAGTCGAAGAGGAATTGGAAAAACCAATTGAAGAGAAAGTAGAAGAAATAGAGAAAGTAGAGGAGAAAGCGGAGGAGAGAAGGGAAGGAGAAGAGGAGAAAAAATAA